Genomic DNA from Nonomuraea rubra:
AAGAACATCACCCATGCCGTCGTGTGCGGCGGCGTCTTCCCGGGCGGCCGGTGCCAGATCGTGATCGCGCAGTCGGCGCACACGACGGCGGGCGACTGGATCATCTACAGCTCCTCCCCCACGATCCCCCCCTACGTCGATCCCTGGCTCGCCGGCACGGTGGCGGGCGGAGCGGCCCTGCTGGCCGCGGCGATCACGTTGCTCGGCCATCGCATCGCCCATGCGGCGCTCAGGCCGGTGACCGCCATCCGCACGGAACTCGACAGGATCAACGAGACCTGCCCCGAACGCCGGGTGCCCTACCCGCAGGCCAAGGACGAGATCCACGACCTGGCCGACAGCGTCAACCACACCCTGGCCCGCCTGCAGGCCGCGATGGAGCAGCAACGGGCCTTCACCTCGGATGCCTCCCACGAACTGCGCAGCCCCATCGCCGCGATCCGCGCCGAGGTCGAGGACGCGCTGCTCGCCCCCGAGGAGACCAGCGTGCCCACGGTGGGCAACACCGTCCTGAGGAGTGTGGACAGGCTGGAGGCCATCGTCGGCGACCTGCTGACCATCGCCCGGCAGGACCACGACCGGCAGGTCGAACGCGAGCCCATCGACCTGTCCGAGCTCGTCACCACGGAAAGCGGCAGGAGGCCCCACCCGGCCAAGCGCTTCGACTACGCGCTGGAGCCCGGCGTGGTGGTGATCGGCGACCGGGCCCGGCTGTCACGCCTGCTCTCCAACCTGATCGACAACGCCGAACGGTACGCCGCCTCCACCATCACCCTCCGCGTCAGTCACGTGGCCGGCTCCAAGCGTGACGCCCACCGCTTCCCGAACGGCATCGCGATGCTGGAGGTGATCGACGACGGAAAGGGCATCGACCCGGGCAAGCGCGAGCTGGTCTTCCAGCGATTCGCCCGCCTGGACACCGCCCGCGACCGGGGCGCCGGCGGCACCGGGCTGGGCCTGCCGATCGCCCGGCAGACCGCCGAGGCCCACGGCGGCACCCTGGGAATCGAGGACTCCACCTGCGGCACCCGCTTCGTCCTGCGCCTCCCCGCCACCGAGGCCGCCCGCGCCGATTGACGACCGGCGCGCGGGCATCCTCCGAACGGAGGATGCCGCGCATCGCCCGTTCGCCGCCGGATCGCGCCCCGCCGCACGATCCGGCGGCCCGCCCCCTGCCTCCACACTCGAGGCGAAACCCGGGAACGCAGGGAGGCGACGTGGTGGCGGTCGAACGGTTGGGACCGGTGGAGCAGGGAGCGCGGCAGCTCGCCCCTGACCTGGCCAGGGGAATCATGCTGGCGCTGATCGCGGTGGCCAATTCGGCCATCTACCTGTACGGGCGCCCGTACGGCATCAGGCAGCACATCATCGAGCACGGCTGGGCCGACCGGTTGGCCTCGGCGGTGAGCATGACGGTCGTGGACGCACGGGCGTACCCGATGTTCGCGGCCCTGTTCGGCTACGGCTTCGTGCACATCTGGAACCGGCGCCGCGACGACGCCGAGGGGCGGCGTGTGCTCAGGCGGCGCAGCTGGTGGCTGCTGGCGTTCGGCGCGGTCCACGCGACGTTGCTGTTCTCCGGAGACGTGCTCGGCCTGTACGGGCTGGTCGGCCTCGTGCTGGTCCGGTTGTTACGGGTGCGTGACCGGACCCTGCTCGTCCTGGCGGGCTGCTGGCTGGTCCCTGTGGCGCTGTCGTCGGCACTGGTCTACAGCACGCCGGAAGGCACGGCGCAGCGGTCGTACTTCTGGTCGTTCGCCGTCGAGGACCCGCTGACGGCGCTGGCACTACGGCCGCTGGAGTGGGTGGCGACCCCCTTCGGCCTGCTGGGTGTGGGGACCGCGGCGCTGGCCGGCGTGTGGGCGGGGCGACGGGAGCTGCTGTCCTCGCCGGATCGGCTGCGGCGGGCGGCGCTGTGGGGGCCGCTGATCGGCGCGGCCGGCGGGCTGCCGGTGGGGCTGATCGCGGCGGGGGCGCTCACCGTGCACGATCCCGTCACGGTCATGGCGCTCAACGCGGTGCACGTGGTGACGGGGATCGCGGGCGGGCTGGGGTACGCGGCGCTGATCGGCGTGCTGGCCGGCAGGATCGGGCAGCGGCGCGGGCCGGTCGTGACCGCTCTGGCGGCCTGTGGTCAGCGCTCGTTGACGTGTTATCTACTACAGTCAGTGGTGTTCGTGGCGCTTCTGTCCCCCTCCGCGGGTGGGCTCGGCGGAAGGCTGGGATCGGCCGCCACCGTGGCGCTGGGCCTGTTCACCTGGGCGGGCACCGTGCTCGTGGCCGAGGTGATGCGCCGGGCCGGCGCACGCGGGCCCGCCGAGGCGCTGCTGCGCCGCCTGGTCTATCCCCGCGGGTGAGAGCGAGGTGCGGGTGGTGCGGGTACGCGACTGGGATCGGGCCTGGCACGCCGTGCCCCTGGCCGTGCTGGCCGTGGCCACCGTGCTCGCCGTGGCCGGCTCCGCGGCCCCGCCGTCCGCGCTCGCCGTCACCGTGGCGCTGGCCGTGGCCACCGCACTGTGGCACGGCTGGATGGTGATGGCGCATCCGCACTGGCCGGAGCGGGCGCTGGCGCCGATGGCGGTCTACTTCGCGGGGCTGCTGGCGCTGTCGTGGGTGCTGTCGGCGCGGCACCCGGCGTACGCGCTGCTGGTCGTCGCCTGCTTCCCGATGGCGTTCGTGGCGCTGCCCGGCCGCTACGCCTATCTCGGCGTGGCCGCGACCGGGCTCCTGGTGCTGGGCGACCCGTTCGCGCTGTCCGCATCGGGGGGCTTATGGCCCAAGGTGCCGGCGGCGCTGGCATCGGTGGTCTTGGCGGCGTTCATCGGCTGGATCGTCCGGGCGATGGAGGCCGAGGTGGGGCGGCGGCGCGCGGCGAACCAGGCGCTGGAGGAGGCCAACGCGCGCCTGGCGCGGCTCGGCGAGGAGAACGCCGCCCTCCAGGGCGAGCTGCTGGCCGCCGCCCGCCGGACCGGCGTGGCCGGCGAGCGCGGGCGGCTGGCCCGCGAGATCCACGACACCGTCGCCCAGGGGCTGGCGGGCATCGTCACCCAGCTGGAGGCCGCCGAGGAGGTCGCCTCCGACCCCGAGGCGGTACGCCGCCGCCTGGCCATCGCCCGCGGCCTGGCCAGGGAGAGCCTGACCGAGGTCCGCCGCTCCCTCGACGACCTGAGGCCCGGCCCGCTGGCCGCCTCCCGGCTGCCGGACGCGCTGGCGGCGCTGGTGTCCGGCTGGGGCGAGACGCACGGGGTACCCCCGACGCTCACCATCACCGGAACCGCCCGGCTGCTGCACCCCGAGGTCGAGGTGACGCTGTTCCGGGCCGTACAGGAGGCGCTGTCGAACGTGGCCCGCCACGCCCGGGCGCGCAAGACCGTCGTCACGCTGTCGTACATGGAGGAGCTGGTCGTGGCCGACATCAGGGACGACGGGGTCGGGTTCACCCCATCGGAGGCCGACGGCTTCGGGCTGACCGCGATGCGCCAGCGAGTCGGCCGGCTGTCGGGCGAGGTCGAAGTCGAGTCGGCGCCCGGCCGGGGCACCGCGGTGAGCGTGAGCGTGCCCGCCATCCCGGCGGCCGGCGAAGGGGAGAGCCCGTGACAGTACGACTGGTGATCGTCGATGACCATCCCGTGGTGCGCGACGGGCTGCGCGGCATGTTCGTCGAGCAGGCCGATCTGGAGATCGTCGGCGAGGCCGGTGACGGCGCGGAGGGGCTGGCGGTGGCCGTACGGGAGCAGCCCGACGTCGTGCTGACCGACCTGCGGATGCCGGGGCTGGGCGGGGCCGAGTTCATCGGGCTGCTGACCGCGCGGGTGCCGTCGGCCCAGGTGCTGGTGCTGACCACGTACGACGGGGACGACGACGTGCTGCCGGCCGTGGCCGCCGGCGCGATCGGCTTCCTGCTGAAGGACTCGCCTCGCGAGGAGGTCTTCCGCGCCGTCCGCGCGGCCGCCGCGGGCGAGACGGTCCTGTCGCCTGCCGTGGCGGCCCGCGTCCTGCGGCGGGTACGTGACCCCGCGCCCCGGGCGGCCGAGCTGAGCGAGCGCGAGCACACCGTGCTGCGGCTGGTGGCGGGTGGCGCGACCAACAAGGAGGCGGCAGCGGCGCTGTTCATCAGCGAGACCACGGTCAAGACCCACCTGGCGCACATCTACACCAAGCTGGGCGTCTCCGACCGGGCCGCCGCGGTCGCCACCGCCTACACGCGCGGCCTGCTGCCCT
This window encodes:
- a CDS encoding sensor histidine kinase, with amino-acid sequence MTIRRRISITTRITLFTAVVATLLSALLAITLMLVFHRYATTALTTETMSAGGRVASEVERHEAITTPLAGQRDRNLQVVDPRGVVVAATPQLQGKPIIAPFGPDSKNITHAVVCGGVFPGGRCQIVIAQSAHTTAGDWIIYSSSPTIPPYVDPWLAGTVAGGAALLAAAITLLGHRIAHAALRPVTAIRTELDRINETCPERRVPYPQAKDEIHDLADSVNHTLARLQAAMEQQRAFTSDASHELRSPIAAIRAEVEDALLAPEETSVPTVGNTVLRSVDRLEAIVGDLLTIARQDHDRQVEREPIDLSELVTTESGRRPHPAKRFDYALEPGVVVIGDRARLSRLLSNLIDNAERYAASTITLRVSHVAGSKRDAHRFPNGIAMLEVIDDGKGIDPGKRELVFQRFARLDTARDRGAGGTGLGLPIARQTAEAHGGTLGIEDSTCGTRFVLRLPATEAARAD
- a CDS encoding DUF418 domain-containing protein — translated: MVAVERLGPVEQGARQLAPDLARGIMLALIAVANSAIYLYGRPYGIRQHIIEHGWADRLASAVSMTVVDARAYPMFAALFGYGFVHIWNRRRDDAEGRRVLRRRSWWLLAFGAVHATLLFSGDVLGLYGLVGLVLVRLLRVRDRTLLVLAGCWLVPVALSSALVYSTPEGTAQRSYFWSFAVEDPLTALALRPLEWVATPFGLLGVGTAALAGVWAGRRELLSSPDRLRRAALWGPLIGAAGGLPVGLIAAGALTVHDPVTVMALNAVHVVTGIAGGLGYAALIGVLAGRIGQRRGPVVTALAACGQRSLTCYLLQSVVFVALLSPSAGGLGGRLGSAATVALGLFTWAGTVLVAEVMRRAGARGPAEALLRRLVYPRG
- a CDS encoding sensor histidine kinase, which produces MRVRDWDRAWHAVPLAVLAVATVLAVAGSAAPPSALAVTVALAVATALWHGWMVMAHPHWPERALAPMAVYFAGLLALSWVLSARHPAYALLVVACFPMAFVALPGRYAYLGVAATGLLVLGDPFALSASGGLWPKVPAALASVVLAAFIGWIVRAMEAEVGRRRAANQALEEANARLARLGEENAALQGELLAAARRTGVAGERGRLAREIHDTVAQGLAGIVTQLEAAEEVASDPEAVRRRLAIARGLARESLTEVRRSLDDLRPGPLAASRLPDALAALVSGWGETHGVPPTLTITGTARLLHPEVEVTLFRAVQEALSNVARHARARKTVVTLSYMEELVVADIRDDGVGFTPSEADGFGLTAMRQRVGRLSGEVEVESAPGRGTAVSVSVPAIPAAGEGESP
- a CDS encoding response regulator, with the protein product MTVRLVIVDDHPVVRDGLRGMFVEQADLEIVGEAGDGAEGLAVAVREQPDVVLTDLRMPGLGGAEFIGLLTARVPSAQVLVLTTYDGDDDVLPAVAAGAIGFLLKDSPREEVFRAVRAAAAGETVLSPAVAARVLRRVRDPAPRAAELSEREHTVLRLVAGGATNKEAAAALFISETTVKTHLAHIYTKLGVSDRAAAVATAYTRGLLP